In the genome of Apostichopus japonicus isolate 1M-3 chromosome 15, ASM3797524v1, whole genome shotgun sequence, one region contains:
- the LOC139980911 gene encoding ATP-binding cassette sub-family C member 3-like isoform X2 codes for MRRSFKPVLYREIWKCYLERSVAYVAHQAWIQNDTVRGNVLFGKDLNSTKYEKILQACPLQRYLEVLSGGDLTEIGEKLSFKGNISGSVDYIGQQLAF; via the exons atgagaagatccttcaagcctgtcctctacagagagatctggaagtgttatctggag agatctgtggcctatgttgctcatcaagcttggatccaaaatgatactgtgagaggaaacgttctgtttggtaaagatctcaactccaccaaatacgagaagatccttcaagcttgtcctctacagagatatctggaagtgttatctggaggtgatttaacagaaattggagaaaaattaagtttcaagggaaacatcagt GGTTCTGTGGACTATATTGgtcaacagttagctttttga
- the LOC139980911 gene encoding gamma-adducin-like isoform X1 — MRHLDNMGYITGNVYGQPFVRHELKPKSDVAYPAASTNFIYIYDNEFEKSRYESPIKMLNRRQAEEKMKWLNTPNTYSKVEVAQEYANWGEEGEDEGYKTKIHLSGSDM; from the exons ATGAGACATTTGGACAATATG gGTTACATAACGGGCAACGTGTATGGCCAGCCGTTTGTGAGACACGAACTGAAGCCCAAGAGCGACGTCGCCTACCCAGCCGCCTCCACCAACTTCATCTACATCTACGACAACGAATTTGAGAAGAGCAGATACGAGTCACCGATCAAGATGTTGAACAGGAGGCAGGCAGAGGAGAAGATGAAATGGCTGAACACGCCAAACACATACTCCAAGGTGGAGGTAGCCCAAGAGTACGCCAactggggagaggaaggggaagacGAGGGCTACAAGACAAAGATACACCTGAGTGGTAGTGACATGTAA